A window of Verrucomicrobiia bacterium contains these coding sequences:
- a CDS encoding MgtC/SapB family protein yields MSHIGFPEMLLRVVLAFGAGFAIGWERECHGRPAGLRTNILACVAAAVAMIVSEILFVQSVSVNPAGTVRSDPARLGAGVLTGIGFLGAGAILRHENIIRGVTTAASLWFVTVLGLAFGSGMYDLALLGVGLAMVTLFILPRVERYAQADWYATLTISATLEGPADQALRTKIESLGPLVQTLKLNYDLEKKQKTITCDLKLKRSDRFEAPDRLVNDLSQLPGVLRVAWT; encoded by the coding sequence ATGTCGCACATCGGCTTTCCGGAGATGCTCCTGCGGGTTGTGTTGGCATTTGGGGCTGGGTTTGCCATCGGCTGGGAGCGCGAATGCCACGGGCGCCCCGCCGGATTGAGGACGAACATCCTTGCCTGTGTAGCCGCCGCGGTGGCGATGATTGTTTCTGAAATCCTTTTCGTCCAAAGCGTCTCGGTCAACCCCGCCGGCACCGTTCGCTCGGACCCGGCGCGGCTGGGGGCGGGCGTCCTGACCGGGATTGGTTTTTTGGGGGCCGGCGCCATCCTGCGTCACGAGAACATCATCCGGGGTGTGACCACAGCAGCCAGCCTGTGGTTTGTCACGGTGCTGGGGCTCGCCTTTGGCAGCGGCATGTATGATTTGGCTTTATTGGGTGTCGGGCTGGCGATGGTTACTTTATTCATTCTGCCGCGCGTCGAGCGGTACGCGCAAGCTGACTGGTACGCCACTCTGACAATCAGCGCGACGCTCGAAGGGCCGGCGGACCAGGCGCTCAGAACCAAAATCGAATCCCTAGGGCCGCTTGTCCAGACCCTGAAACTGAACTACGACCTCGAGAAGAAGCAAAAGACGATAACCTGCGATTTGAAGCTGAAACGCTCGGATCGATTCGAGGCCCCGGATCGTCTTGTCAACGATCTCAGCCAGCTCCCGGGCGTGCTGCGGGTGGCCTGGACATAA
- a CDS encoding DUF1731 domain-containing protein — translation MMRTLRQVCGVPFGLPATNWMLEIGAFVLRTETELLIKSRRVIPGRLLKSGFEFQFPTSREAFGDLRKRAGTNPTSEAERG, via the coding sequence ATGATGCGGACTCTTCGGCAGGTTTGCGGTGTTCCCTTTGGATTGCCGGCGACCAATTGGATGCTCGAAATCGGCGCGTTCGTGTTGCGCACCGAAACGGAGTTGCTCATCAAAAGCCGCCGTGTGATCCCCGGGCGCTTGCTCAAGTCCGGCTTTGAGTTTCAGTTCCCGACCAGCCGAGAGGCATTTGGAGACCTCAGAAAACGCGCAGGAACCAATCCAACCAGCGAGGCTGAACGCGGATGA
- a CDS encoding MBOAT family protein, with product MRSPAGATSLSGFWGEDWNAAFSDLMHGGVFKPLTKSVGRWGALLLVFLISATLHELVISVPARGGYGLPTAYFVLQGLALLFERSKRGQNLGLGSGVKGWCFVALVAGVPAFWLFHPIFIHHVILPMLHAIGAT from the coding sequence ATGCGCTCGCCTGCCGGAGCGACTTCGCTCAGCGGGTTTTGGGGGGAGGACTGGAACGCTGCTTTCAGCGACCTCATGCATGGGGGCGTTTTCAAGCCTCTGACCAAGAGCGTCGGACGTTGGGGAGCACTCTTGCTGGTATTCCTTATTTCCGCCACCCTGCACGAGTTAGTCATCTCGGTTCCCGCGCGGGGCGGCTACGGACTGCCGACAGCTTACTTTGTTCTCCAGGGTTTGGCCCTCCTGTTCGAACGTAGCAAACGTGGCCAAAACCTGGGCCTCGGCTCCGGGGTAAAGGGCTGGTGCTTCGTGGCGCTGGTTGCCGGCGTACCAGCGTTTTGGCTGTTCCACCCGATTTTCATTCACCACGTCATTTTGCCGATGCTCCACGCCATCGGCGCAACCTGA
- a CDS encoding NAD-dependent epimerase/dehydratase family protein, which produces MKANIKRIMIAGGSGFLGQALASHFLKADWDVVILTRSPGDSGLVGRQVGWDGCTLGDWAPEVEGSVAVINLTGKSVNCRCNTRNRKEILDSRVNSTRVLGEVIGRCHQPPQVWLNASTATVYRHTFGAPWDETGLTEATAEAKDRFSVEVAWAWERALNETSTPQTRKVDADGHGSGLRKEQRVPGAASPDQTRTRRPNGQRAAVRVVDSREGFLQGSGVVHLAQ; this is translated from the coding sequence ATGAAAGCGAATATCAAACGTATCATGATCGCCGGCGGCTCTGGCTTTCTCGGCCAGGCACTGGCATCTCATTTTCTGAAGGCCGACTGGGATGTTGTGATTCTTACCCGGTCGCCTGGCGATAGCGGCTTGGTCGGTCGGCAAGTCGGCTGGGATGGCTGCACGCTTGGCGACTGGGCACCGGAGGTGGAGGGCTCTGTCGCCGTGATTAACCTCACCGGGAAATCGGTCAACTGTCGTTGCAACACGCGGAACCGGAAGGAAATTCTCGATTCACGAGTGAACTCAACCCGTGTCCTGGGAGAGGTTATCGGCAGGTGTCATCAACCACCGCAAGTTTGGCTGAATGCGAGCACCGCCACGGTTTACCGTCACACCTTTGGCGCTCCCTGGGATGAAACGGGTCTTACCGAAGCGACGGCGGAGGCGAAAGACCGTTTCTCAGTGGAAGTCGCCTGGGCTTGGGAACGGGCCCTCAACGAAACCTCCACTCCGCAGACGCGAAAGGTTGATGCGGATGGCCATGGCTCTGGGCTTAGGAAAGAACAGCGTGTTCCCGGTGCTGCGTCGCCTGACCAAACTCGGACTCGGCGGCCGAATGGCCAGCGGGCGGCAGTTCGTGTCGTGGATTCACGAGAGGGATTTTTGCAGGGCAGTGGAGTGGTTCATCTCGCACAATGA
- a CDS encoding NAD(P)H-binding protein has product MKIAVTGGTGFVGRNITRQLAAEGHEVLLIARGLDRTDASIRGLASFAPLDLDSTPELARAIAGSDTVIHCAGINREQGDQTFRKVLIEGTRHVLEAARQVGARKIVLISFLRARPNCGSPYHESKWAAEELVRQSGLDYTVLKCGVIYGPGDHMLNHLSHAFYTFRLFAFVGLRDKPIRPNAVEDVARIVKACVVDGALSRKTVAVLGPEELTLRQAVRRVAEVVGRHPIMFPMPVWFHQVLAWCLERMMKVPMVSSAQVRMLHEGLAEPAPACELMPPDLAPRTRFTPDQIRKGLPQPGPFTWRDLRCCTRQSTGLAHNHAKRVFFEMP; this is encoded by the coding sequence ATGAAGATTGCAGTTACGGGCGGGACGGGATTTGTTGGGCGGAATATCACCCGCCAGCTTGCAGCCGAAGGCCACGAGGTGTTGCTGATCGCTCGCGGATTGGACAGAACCGATGCATCAATTCGAGGCCTGGCCAGTTTCGCGCCACTCGATTTGGACAGCACCCCCGAGCTGGCTAGAGCGATTGCCGGGAGTGACACGGTCATCCATTGCGCGGGAATTAACCGGGAACAGGGAGACCAAACCTTCAGGAAAGTTCTCATCGAAGGCACGCGCCACGTGTTGGAGGCGGCCCGACAAGTTGGCGCTCGGAAAATCGTGCTCATCAGCTTCCTGAGAGCCAGGCCAAACTGTGGCTCGCCCTACCATGAATCCAAATGGGCGGCGGAGGAACTCGTTCGGCAAAGCGGCCTGGATTACACCGTCCTCAAATGCGGCGTCATCTATGGCCCAGGCGATCACATGCTCAATCACCTCAGCCATGCGTTTTACACCTTCCGGCTGTTTGCGTTCGTTGGCTTGCGCGATAAGCCAATCCGGCCAAATGCCGTCGAAGATGTCGCGCGAATTGTCAAAGCGTGTGTCGTGGACGGTGCCCTGTCTCGCAAAACAGTGGCCGTGCTTGGACCTGAGGAACTGACCTTGAGACAAGCTGTCCGCCGGGTAGCGGAAGTCGTCGGCCGACATCCAATCATGTTTCCCATGCCGGTCTGGTTTCATCAGGTCCTGGCCTGGTGCCTCGAACGGATGATGAAGGTCCCGATGGTCTCCAGCGCGCAGGTGCGGATGCTTCATGAAGGTCTCGCCGAGCCAGCTCCTGCATGCGAGTTAATGCCGCCGGACCTCGCTCCACGAACTCGGTTCACCCCCGACCAGATCCGGAAAGGATTGCCCCAGCCTGGCCCCTTCACCTGGCGGGACTTGCGGTGTTGCACGCGCCAATCCACCGGTCTCGCCCACAATCACGCCAAGCGCGTCTTTTTCGAAATGCCATGA
- a CDS encoding ClcB-like voltage-gated chloride channel protein, whose protein sequence is MLFYSDRRFIAELHQFFRRHWQRALRIREKFRFSEQAFHLVLAGGVGVLGGLVNLFFYYATESIKDLFLRHPGRPEEVAEMMVKWQRVLTPTLGGLCAGCVLYWGLRLAGGQRSTNLLEVVVAGDGRLPFRSGLVKFFSSLITIGSGGSIGREGGIVQLSANLASKWGQLAKWHPYRLRLLVGCGAAAGISAAYNAPISGAVFAALIVLGNFSMSLFAPLVFASVVATMVSRSFFGIQPWYTVPPFEFTSVTQLPWFVCLGVLSGVMGAMFLKLLNLAEEFFKGLAVPVYVRLTIGGFIVGLIALQFPQVWGNGYVITNRILLGDYPAEWRGLLFLALLFLAKLLATLATVGSGAVGGVFTPTLFLGAGLGAICGVGLREVHVARELPVAVFAVVGMGSMLSATTRSPLLAMIMVFEISLDYSLMPPLMLACVVSVLVAGKLHPASIYTEPLRRKGVTVSHDATASESATERTVSDLMRAPVPPLRETATLGEIVDRFLTSANNFLPVVNAKGQLLGIVALHDLKEYLGTREELLGIIAYDVMRPPPASVTPNQRLLEVLPVVLASEQRNIPVVNTLKENRLIGALVRGEVLGIFSEVIAASRKAEV, encoded by the coding sequence GTGCTGTTTTATAGCGACAGACGATTCATTGCGGAATTGCACCAGTTCTTCAGGCGGCACTGGCAGCGGGCGCTGCGGATTCGCGAAAAGTTCCGGTTCAGTGAGCAGGCCTTTCACCTGGTTCTGGCGGGCGGTGTAGGCGTGTTAGGCGGGCTGGTGAACCTGTTTTTTTATTATGCCACCGAATCAATCAAAGACCTTTTCCTGCGGCATCCGGGCCGGCCAGAGGAAGTGGCCGAGATGATGGTGAAGTGGCAGCGAGTCCTGACCCCCACCCTGGGCGGCCTGTGCGCCGGGTGCGTGCTGTATTGGGGTTTGCGTTTGGCCGGAGGGCAGCGCTCGACCAACCTGTTGGAGGTGGTGGTGGCCGGTGATGGCCGATTGCCTTTCCGTAGCGGGCTCGTGAAGTTCTTTTCGTCTCTCATTACGATTGGTTCGGGCGGCTCGATTGGGCGGGAAGGCGGTATCGTGCAATTGTCGGCAAATCTGGCGTCGAAATGGGGACAATTGGCCAAGTGGCATCCGTATCGGCTGCGGTTGCTGGTGGGTTGCGGGGCGGCGGCGGGGATTTCGGCGGCCTATAACGCGCCGATTTCCGGGGCGGTTTTTGCGGCGCTCATTGTCCTGGGCAATTTCTCTATGAGCCTGTTTGCGCCGCTGGTTTTTGCTTCGGTTGTGGCTACGATGGTGTCACGCAGCTTCTTTGGCATTCAACCTTGGTACACCGTGCCGCCCTTTGAGTTCACCAGCGTGACGCAACTGCCCTGGTTCGTATGCCTGGGCGTCCTGAGCGGGGTGATGGGAGCGATGTTTTTGAAGCTGCTGAATCTGGCGGAGGAGTTTTTCAAGGGCCTCGCTGTGCCGGTCTATGTTCGATTGACCATCGGAGGTTTTATCGTAGGTCTTATTGCGCTGCAGTTCCCGCAGGTCTGGGGCAACGGTTATGTCATTACCAATCGGATTCTGTTAGGCGATTACCCAGCCGAATGGAGGGGCTTGCTGTTCCTGGCGTTGCTGTTCCTGGCCAAGCTTCTGGCTACTCTGGCCACCGTCGGCTCCGGCGCAGTGGGCGGGGTTTTTACCCCAACGCTCTTCCTGGGCGCGGGTTTGGGGGCAATTTGCGGTGTGGGCCTGCGAGAAGTACATGTGGCGCGCGAATTGCCTGTGGCCGTTTTTGCCGTGGTCGGCATGGGGAGCATGCTTTCGGCGACCACGCGCTCGCCGTTGCTGGCGATGATTATGGTATTCGAAATTTCGCTCGATTACTCGCTGATGCCGCCTTTGATGCTGGCCTGCGTGGTCTCGGTCCTGGTGGCGGGCAAACTGCACCCAGCCTCCATTTATACCGAGCCACTGCGCCGCAAAGGAGTGACGGTTTCGCACGACGCCACCGCCTCCGAGTCGGCCACGGAACGGACGGTCAGCGACTTGATGCGGGCGCCGGTGCCCCCCTTGCGCGAGACGGCCACCCTGGGCGAGATAGTGGACCGGTTTCTGACCAGCGCCAATAACTTCCTGCCGGTCGTCAATGCCAAAGGGCAATTGCTGGGCATTGTCGCCTTGCACGACCTCAAGGAATATCTGGGGACCAGAGAGGAACTGTTGGGAATTATCGCGTATGATGTCATGCGCCCGCCCCCGGCGAGCGTGACGCCTAATCAGCGGCTGCTGGAGGTCCTGCCCGTCGTTCTGGCCAGTGAACAGCGGAATATCCCGGTCGTCAATACGCTGAAAGAAAACCGCCTCATCGGCGCGCTGGTGCGCGGCGAGGTGTTAGGCATCTTCTCGGAAGTCATCGCCGCCAGCCGCAAGGCCGAGGTGTGA
- a CDS encoding MarR family transcriptional regulator: MKLNQVQQKFVLHWGEMGTRWGINRTVAQIHALLYISPKPLNAEEIAETLDVARSNVSNSLRELQGWRIVKLVHVLDDKRDHFESMKDVWEMFRIVLDERKRREIDPTMAILEECIAEAGKEKDTDNSTEERLRELHRFFQTTTNWYMQVARLPASALVKFLSAGDKVLKSIGLRS; the protein is encoded by the coding sequence ATGAAGCTCAACCAGGTCCAACAAAAATTCGTCCTCCATTGGGGGGAGATGGGAACCCGCTGGGGCATCAATCGCACGGTAGCGCAAATCCATGCGCTCCTCTACATCTCGCCCAAACCGTTGAACGCGGAGGAGATTGCCGAGACGCTGGATGTGGCCCGCTCGAACGTGAGCAACAGTCTGCGGGAGCTTCAAGGCTGGCGGATTGTGAAACTGGTCCACGTCCTGGACGATAAGCGGGACCATTTCGAATCCATGAAGGATGTTTGGGAGATGTTCCGCATCGTGCTGGATGAGCGCAAGCGCCGTGAGATTGATCCGACCATGGCCATCCTCGAGGAATGCATCGCCGAAGCGGGTAAGGAGAAGGACACCGACAACAGCACCGAAGAGCGCCTCCGCGAACTCCACCGTTTTTTCCAAACAACGACGAACTGGTATATGCAGGTGGCCAGGTTGCCGGCTTCGGCTTTGGTGAAGTTTTTGAGTGCAGGGGACAAGGTCCTCAAGAGCATTGGACTGAGATCGTAG
- a CDS encoding fumarylacetoacetate hydrolase family protein yields the protein MKLCRFVKPQGTVCIGLVKEDDLLVDLTAAGVTQMHLLLEQEDPLIELNRLAAEHLPHFPLSEVSLCAPVEQQEVWAAGVTYLRSKTARMEESDFSATAYDRVYEAERPELFFKSLAQKVVGPGQPVGIRRDARWNVPEPELALVLNSRGQIAGYMAGNDMSARDIEGENLLYLPQAKIYNRSCALGPWVRLGAAESEARGWEIQLTISRAGTRVFEGKTPVGQIKRGFEELAGFLFRCQTFPHGAVLLTGTGIVPPDLFTLQEDDEIEVAISGIGLLRNTAQVV from the coding sequence ATGAAACTCTGCCGCTTTGTGAAGCCTCAAGGCACAGTCTGTATAGGGCTCGTCAAGGAGGATGACCTGCTCGTGGATTTGACAGCGGCAGGAGTGACTCAAATGCACTTGCTGCTCGAGCAAGAAGACCCGCTCATAGAGTTGAACAGGCTCGCCGCCGAACATTTGCCGCACTTTCCGTTGTCTGAAGTCAGCTTGTGCGCACCCGTCGAACAGCAGGAAGTCTGGGCGGCCGGGGTGACCTACCTGCGCAGCAAGACCGCCCGGATGGAGGAATCGGATTTCAGCGCCACGGCCTATGACCGGGTTTATGAGGCGGAGCGGCCCGAGCTGTTTTTCAAGTCGCTGGCGCAGAAAGTGGTTGGGCCTGGCCAGCCGGTGGGCATCCGTCGCGATGCTCGCTGGAACGTGCCGGAGCCGGAGTTGGCGCTGGTCCTGAACTCTCGTGGCCAGATTGCCGGTTACATGGCCGGTAACGATATGAGCGCGCGCGACATCGAAGGCGAAAACCTGTTGTATCTGCCTCAAGCCAAGATTTACAACAGGTCCTGCGCGCTGGGACCCTGGGTCCGGCTTGGCGCCGCGGAATCGGAAGCCCGGGGTTGGGAGATTCAGCTCACGATAAGCCGTGCAGGGACGCGGGTGTTCGAGGGGAAAACGCCGGTCGGCCAGATTAAACGCGGCTTCGAAGAACTCGCCGGTTTTCTGTTCCGATGTCAGACCTTTCCCCACGGTGCGGTGTTGCTGACGGGAACCGGCATTGTGCCGCCGGACCTGTTCACCCTGCAGGAAGACGACGAGATCGAGGTTGCGATTAGCGGCATCGGCCTTTTGCGCAACACGGCCCAGGTGGTGTAA